The Salvia miltiorrhiza cultivar Shanhuang (shh) chromosome 1, IMPLAD_Smil_shh, whole genome shotgun sequence genome has a window encoding:
- the LOC131017626 gene encoding protein ETHYLENE INSENSITIVE 3-like, translated as MMMFEDMGFCGDLDFFSSAPMKEADVCALQSAEAEADAVVEDDYTDDEIDVDELERRMWRDKMRLKRLKEMHKGKEGVDAAKQRQSQEQARRKKMSRAQDGILKYMLKMMEVCKAQGFVYGIIPEKGKPVSGASDNLREWWKDKVRFDRNGPAAIAKYQADNAIPGKNEGSNPVGPTPHTLQELQDTTLGSLLSALMQHCDPPQRRFPLEKGVPPPWWPTGKEEWWHQLGLQKDQGSPPYKKPHDLKKAWKVGVLTAVIKHMSPDIAKIRKLVRQSKCLQDKMTAKESATWLAIINQEEALARELYPDRCPPLSGCGGSGTFALNESSSEYDVDVGDEESNFDVQEQKPATLGLLNIGMDRFQDRSHAIKDELITSLDFSRKRKPGCELNMMMDGKIYTCEFLQCPHAELRHGFHDRASRDNHQLSCPYKHSPQFGVSNFSINDIKPVIFPQSFVQQKPSPLPVNQTPAPPFDLSGLGVPEDGQRMINELMSCYDNNVLGNKNANAGSATAASKEQQRNNVHCQQDSGYLQTQGMVLDNGLFEDNNSNIHHNPMMFRAAADRFDQCKVLNSPFNPNPSENFQLMFSSPFNIPAADFSENFGPRDSLAKQDVAMWY; from the coding sequence ATGATGATGTTCGAGGATATGGGGTTCTGTGGCGATCTCGATTTCTTTTCGTCTGCTCCGATGAAGGAAGCAGATGTATGTGCTCTGCAGTCTGCGGAGGCCGAGGCCGATGCAGTCGTGGAGGATGACTACACCGATGATGAGATCGACGTGGATGAGCTCGAGCGGAGGATGTGGAGGGATAAGATGCGGTTGAAGAGGCTCAAGGAGATGCACAAGGGGAAGGAAGGCGTTGATGCTGCGAAGCAGCGTCAGTCGCAGGAGCAGGCGAGGAGGAAGAAGATGTCGAGGGCGCAAGACGGGATCTTGAAGTACATGTTGAAGATGATGGAAGTGTGCAAAGCTCAAGGCTTTGTTTATGGGATTATCCCTGAGAAGGGGAAGCCTGTGAGCGGAGCCTCTGATAATCTGAGGGAGTGGTGGAAGGACAAGGTCAGGTTCGATCGCAATGGGCCGGCTGCCATCGCCAAGTACCAGGCGGACAACGCCATCCCCGGGAAGAACGAGGGGTCTAACCCCGTCGGCCCAACTCCTCACACCTTGCAGGAGCTCCAAGACACCACCCTTGGTTCCTTGCTATCTGCTCTGATGCAGCACTGCGATCCGCCTCAGAGACGGTTCCCTCTGGAGAAAGGCGTCCCGCCTCCGTGGTGGCCGACGGGGAAAGAGGAGTGGTGGCATCAATTAGGTCTACAGAAGGATCAAGGCTCCCCTCCTTACAAGAAGCCTCATGATTTGAAGAAGGCGTGGAAGGTGGGCGTTCTAACGGCCGTGATCAAGCACATGTCTCCCGACATTGCCAAGATCCGGAAGCTCGTGAGGCAGTCCAAGTGTTTGCAGGACAAGATGACGGCCAAGGAGAGCGCGACTTGGCTGGCCATCATCAACCAGGAGGAAGCCCTGGCCCGGGAGCTCTACCCCGACCGCTGCCCACCACTCTCTGGATGCGGGGGCAGCGGAACATTTGCCCTGAACGAGAGCAGCAGCGAGTACGACGTGGATGTGGGTGATGAGGAGTCTAACTTCGACGTGCAGGAGCAGAAACCGGCTACTCTCGGGTTGTTGAATATTGGGATGGATAGGTTTCAAGATAGGTCTCATGCCATCAAAGATGAACTCATCACCAGCTTGGACTTCTCGAGGAAGAGGAAGCCCGGGTGCGAACTCAACATGATGATGGATGGGAAGATCTACACGTGCGAGTTCCTTCAATGCCCGCACGCTGAGCTCCGCCACGGCTTCCATGACCGAGCTTCCCGCGATAATCATCAGCTGTCTTGCCCTTACAAGCACTCTCCTCAGTTTGGGGTTTCGAATTTCAGCATCAATGACATCAAACCAGTCATCTTTCCTCAATCATTTGTCCAGCAGAAGCCATCTCCACTGCCTGTGAACCAAACTCCGGCCCCGCCCTTTGATCTCTCCGGCCTAGGGGTCCCGGAAGACGGGCAGAGGATGATCAATGAGCTCATGTCCTGCTACGACAACAATGTACTAGGAAACAAGAATGCGAATGCAGGCAGCGCCACAGCCGCCTCAAAGGAGCAGCAACGCAACAACGTGCATTGCCAGCAAGACTCCGGCTACCTCCAAACTCAAGGAATGGTGTTGGACAACGGCCTATTCGAAGACAACAACAGCAACATTCATCACAACCCGATGATGTTCCGAGCAGCAGCTGATCGGTTCGACCAATGCAAGGTGTTGAATTCACCTTTCAACCCCAACCCTAGTGAGAATTTCCAGCTAATGTTCAGTTCTCCGTTCAACATACCGGCGGCCGACTTCTCCGAGAATTTCGGGCCGAGGGATAGCCTGGCAAAGCAGGATGTTGCAATGTGGTACTAA
- the LOC131005389 gene encoding uncharacterized protein LOC131005389 — protein sequence MEDNLNTLIVAFSPCLGKQDGWKWKSAAEGIFSTKEAYAECAKAVGERAVVLKEESKQLLTAQAPHKARVTAWRAICNRLPTCDNLLKRKVQIPDEEKWCNACVTREETVVHSLLHCPKVDRVWDHIHQWIGIETTKPQRLVEHFKSFTGGGRGTKNTAFLKALWIATVWLLWRYRNDSRFENKNWEVSKIAKDIKGNLWSWNQLFHIVESNVSFSGWCSNEYSPLV from the coding sequence ATGGAGGATAATTTGAATACTTTGATTGTTGCTTTTTCTCCTTGTCTTGGCAAACAGGATGGATGGAAATGGAAGAGTGCAGCGGAAGGAATTTTTTCGACCAAAGAGGCATATGCGGAGTGCGCTAAGGCAGTAGGAGAGCGGGCCGTGGTTCTCAAAGAAGAAAGCAAGCAACTGTTGACGGCTCAGGCACCACATAAGGCTAGAGTGACAGCATGGAGAGCCATTTGCAATAGGTTACCAACCTGTGACAACCTACTCAAAAGGAAAGTACAGATTCCGGATGAAGAAAAGTGGTGTAATGCGTGCGTGACGAGGGAGGAAACGGTTGTCCATTCTTTACTCCATTGTCCGAAGGTTGATCGTGTGTGGGATCACATTCATCAGTGGATCGGCATCGAAACCACGAAACCACAAAGACTGGTGGAGCATTTCAAGTCCTTCACAGGAGGGGGTAGAGGTACGAAAAATACGGCCTTCCTTAAAGCTTTATGGATTGCTACAGTGTGGCTGTTGTGGAGATACAGAAATGATAGTAGGTTTGAGAATaagaattgggaggtgtccaaGATTGCTAAAGATATCAAAGGTAACTTGTGGAGCTGGAATCAGCTTTTTCATATTGTAGAGTCAAATGTTTCTTTTTCGGGTTGGTGCTCCAATGAGTACTCACCCCTTGTGTAA
- the LOC131005397 gene encoding uncharacterized protein LOC131005397, whose product MRSGWWKKVLELSRGENGRWFRENVAVRIGEGTQDGWSWLADPKGKFSVNSAYRTLCQFTGPGRNTSKAPEFLLIWKAPAPFKAKTTVWRLLRGRMATCDNLLRRQVITQNTESDCMLCKEQTESSEHLFFRCPATSEIWYALLLWLGKQSALQSKVKEHLLAFTNLGEKSDTSLLLCIWICSVWCIWKERNECKFNQGVWKNEKLVAEIKSRVWGWIMAYDVQSRFTDFRTWFTDVKLLE is encoded by the exons ATGAGGTCGGGGTGGTGGAAGAAGGTGTTGGAGTTAAGTCGGGGAGAAAATGGGAGATGGTTTAGAGAAAACGTGGCTGTCCGGATTGGGGAAG GAACACAAGACGGATGGAGTTGGCTGGCCGATCCGAAAGGAAAATTCTCGGTTAATTCGGCATATAGAACCCTCTGTCAGTTCACAGGTCCAGGAAGAAATACTAGCAAAGCGCCGGAGTTTCTCTTGATTTGGAAAGCACCAGCTCCATTCAAGGCAAAAACCACTGTCTGGAGATTACTTAGAGGAAGAATGGCAACCTGTGATAACTTATTGAGAAGACAAGTCATCACACAAAATACAGAGTCAGATTGCATGCTCTGTAAGGAGCAGACTGAATCATCCGAACACTTGTTCTTCCGATGCCCAGCAACTTCAGAAATTTGGTATGCTCTTCTTCTTTGGCTTGGTAAACAATCGGCCCTTCAATCTAAAGTGAAGGAGCATCTGCTTGCTTTCACAAACCTTGGGGAAAAATCAGATACATCTCTTTTATTATGCATCTGGATTTGCTCTGTTTGGTGCatatggaaagaaagaaatgaaTGTAAGTTTAATCAAGGAGTCTGGAAAAATGAGAAATTGGTGGCGGAAATAAAATCCAGAGTGTGGGGGTGGATAATGGCGTATGATGTGCAGTCTCGTTTCACAGATTTTAGAACTTGGTTTACTGATGTAAAACTGTTAGAGTGA